In Nocardia yunnanensis, one DNA window encodes the following:
- a CDS encoding histidine phosphatase family protein encodes MAGVRRLILLRHGQTEWNASDRMQGQIDTELSDVGRRQAKDCAPDMACGDLIAIVSSDLRRAHDTALAVAEAAAMPVVTDPRLRETNLGQWEGMDHREVDAQFPGARKAWRLDPTFTPPGGESKLQVGARALPVVRELLERREDWPGRTIVLVAHGGLIAALTAALLELPEQNWPILGGLANTSWVQLTSHGPSIDQPGWRLDVWNALAKVAPDVL; translated from the coding sequence ATGGCCGGCGTCCGCCGGTTGATTCTGCTGCGGCACGGGCAGACCGAATGGAATGCCTCCGACCGCATGCAGGGCCAGATCGACACCGAACTCAGTGATGTCGGCAGGCGCCAGGCCAAGGACTGCGCGCCCGACATGGCGTGCGGCGACCTCATCGCCATCGTCTCCTCCGATCTCAGGCGCGCCCACGACACCGCGCTGGCCGTCGCCGAAGCCGCGGCCATGCCGGTCGTCACCGATCCGCGGCTGCGCGAGACCAACCTCGGGCAGTGGGAGGGGATGGACCACCGCGAGGTCGACGCCCAGTTCCCGGGCGCGCGCAAGGCGTGGCGGCTGGACCCCACCTTCACCCCGCCCGGCGGCGAATCCAAGCTGCAGGTCGGCGCGCGGGCGCTGCCGGTGGTGCGGGAACTGCTCGAGCGCCGCGAGGACTGGCCGGGCCGGACCATCGTGCTGGTCGCGCACGGCGGGCTGATCGCCGCGCTGACCGCGGCATTGCTCGAACTGCCGGAACAGAATTGGCCGATCCTGGGCGGGCTGGCCAACACCAGCTGGGTGCAGCTGACCAGTCACGGCCCCAGCATCGATCAGCCCGGCTGGCGGCTGGACGTGTGGAACGCGCTCGCGAAGGTAGCCCCCGATGTCCTCTGA
- a CDS encoding DegV family protein — MTVVVVTDSSANVPAELVSDLGVLAVPLHVLVDDREIREGVDACDIDYGSAQVTTSAASPGDLRAAYERALELSAGDGVVAVHISRQLSGTWEAGRQAVRDMDASDRIRLVDSLSAGLGTGLPVLAAARRAKAGEPLDVVYDSAVAAASRGRAFIVVNRTEQLRRGGRLSSAAAFFGSELVTKPILQIVDGRIEMREKARTRSKAFTKLVAAAVDAAGEDGAAVAVQHLGAEEAAHTVAGQLRDLIPGIREIIVAEFGPTLGVHLGMGAVGALVVPGGCG, encoded by the coding sequence ATGACCGTGGTGGTGGTGACCGATTCGTCGGCCAACGTGCCGGCCGAGCTGGTTTCTGATCTTGGTGTGCTGGCCGTGCCGCTGCACGTGCTGGTCGACGACCGGGAAATCCGGGAGGGCGTCGACGCCTGCGATATCGACTACGGCTCCGCCCAGGTCACCACCTCGGCCGCCTCGCCCGGTGACCTGCGCGCCGCCTACGAGCGCGCGCTCGAACTCAGCGCCGGCGACGGCGTTGTCGCCGTGCACATCTCGCGGCAGCTGTCGGGGACCTGGGAGGCCGGGCGGCAGGCGGTGCGCGATATGGACGCCAGCGACCGGATCCGGCTGGTGGATTCGCTGAGCGCCGGTTTGGGCACCGGGCTGCCGGTGCTGGCCGCCGCGCGCCGGGCCAAGGCCGGCGAACCCCTCGATGTCGTCTACGACTCGGCGGTGGCCGCCGCGAGCCGGGGGCGGGCGTTCATCGTGGTCAACCGCACCGAACAGCTGCGCCGGGGCGGCCGATTGAGTTCGGCCGCGGCGTTTTTCGGCAGCGAACTGGTCACCAAACCGATCCTGCAGATCGTGGACGGCCGGATCGAAATGCGGGAGAAGGCGCGTACTCGCTCCAAGGCGTTCACCAAACTCGTTGCGGCGGCGGTGGATGCGGCCGGTGAGGACGGGGCGGCGGTGGCCGTCCAGCATCTCGGGGCCGAGGAGGCCGCGCACACCGTGGCCGGTCAGCTCCGGGATCTGATTCCCGGCATCCGTGAGATCATCGTCGCCGAATTCGGGCCCACCCTGGGCGTGCACCTGGGTATGGGCGCGGTGGGCGCGCTGGTCGTCCCGGGTGGCTGCGGCTAG
- the octT gene encoding diglucosylglycerate octanoyltransferase, whose translation MSSEDPKAAAAVHDTAAAPDSAAAERKVLVVVADSLSYFGPKGGLPADHPRIWPNLVAAELDWDVELVARIGWTCRDAYWALIGDPRIWAAVPRAGAVVFATGGMDSLPSPLPTALRELIRYVRPATLRRRVRDAYGWLQPRLSPLGWPVALPPHVSVDYLEQSRNSLAQLRPELPFVAVLPSVHRCEAYAEVHSGREPMVAAVKAWAASTSVPLVDLGEAVRDNVFNGPANPDGIHWGWEGHSAVARAMVKVLTGVTSNEVRTA comes from the coding sequence ATGTCCTCTGAGGATCCGAAAGCCGCAGCGGCGGTGCACGACACCGCGGCGGCGCCGGACAGCGCGGCGGCCGAGCGCAAGGTGCTCGTGGTGGTCGCCGATTCCCTGTCCTACTTCGGACCCAAGGGCGGCCTGCCCGCCGACCACCCGCGCATCTGGCCGAATCTCGTTGCCGCCGAACTCGACTGGGATGTCGAGCTGGTGGCGCGGATCGGCTGGACCTGCCGGGACGCCTACTGGGCGCTGATCGGCGACCCGCGCATCTGGGCGGCGGTGCCGCGCGCGGGCGCGGTGGTATTCGCCACCGGCGGAATGGATTCGCTGCCCTCGCCGCTGCCGACCGCGCTGCGCGAGCTGATCCGCTACGTGCGACCGGCCACCCTGCGCCGCAGGGTGCGCGACGCCTACGGCTGGCTGCAGCCCAGGCTGTCTCCGCTGGGCTGGCCGGTGGCGCTGCCGCCGCACGTGAGCGTCGACTACCTCGAGCAGTCGCGAAACTCGCTGGCGCAGTTGCGGCCCGAGCTGCCGTTCGTGGCGGTGCTGCCGTCGGTGCATCGGTGCGAGGCGTACGCCGAGGTGCACAGCGGCCGCGAACCCATGGTCGCGGCCGTGAAAGCATGGGCGGCGTCGACCTCGGTGCCGCTGGTGGATCTCGGAGAAGCCGTGCGCGACAACGTGTTCAATGGTCCCGCCAACCCCGACGGCATCCACTGGGGCTGGGAGGGGCACAGCGCGGTCGCGCGGGCCATGGTCAAGGTGCTGACCGGAGTGACGTCGAACGAGGTTCGCACTGCATGA